From Methanomicrobiales archaeon HGW-Methanomicrobiales-1, a single genomic window includes:
- a CDS encoding DNA polymerase subunit beta, whose translation MTKPVRLRDFIEDKDGWIYAVSTYDNADKIGCVLRYVPDADGERLHASGTRYKKYDFEDAYAFIAKHKPQYADLLQRIPYGDVKRVWKPDEELPQIARRHPRVQKLVDLFGLPNGTVGCTGSLLCGLENEASDIDMVVYGQHWFTAQALVRQGILDGKVEGLSEDMWKKVYEKRKPEIPYDQFVLHEKRKWNRGQIEGTYFDILFTRSYDELNRVHLGKGTVIGKQTIEAKVTDASLSFDNPAIYEVEHESVNRVLSFTHTYSGQALAGETIEACGVLEQHGNERWLVVGTTREARGEYIISKTLLGQ comes from the coding sequence ATGACAAAGCCCGTCCGGTTACGCGATTTTATTGAAGACAAGGATGGCTGGATCTATGCAGTCTCCACGTATGACAATGCCGATAAGATCGGCTGCGTGCTCCGGTATGTGCCCGATGCGGATGGCGAGCGCCTGCACGCTTCCGGCACCCGGTATAAAAAATACGATTTTGAAGACGCCTATGCGTTCATTGCTAAACACAAACCGCAGTATGCCGATCTTCTCCAGCGCATTCCCTACGGCGATGTGAAACGGGTCTGGAAGCCGGACGAAGAACTGCCACAGATTGCCCGCAGGCACCCAAGAGTGCAGAAACTTGTCGACCTCTTCGGGCTTCCGAACGGCACGGTCGGGTGTACCGGTTCGCTGCTCTGCGGGCTGGAGAACGAAGCCTCCGATATCGATATGGTGGTGTACGGGCAGCACTGGTTTACTGCGCAGGCGCTCGTCCGCCAGGGAATCCTTGACGGGAAAGTCGAAGGGCTCTCGGAAGATATGTGGAAGAAGGTGTACGAGAAACGCAAGCCGGAGATTCCCTACGACCAGTTTGTCCTCCACGAGAAGCGGAAGTGGAACCGGGGCCAGATTGAAGGCACGTATTTCGATATTCTCTTCACCCGTTCGTACGATGAATTGAACCGGGTCCATCTCGGCAAAGGCACCGTGATCGGCAAGCAGACAATCGAAGCCAAAGTGACCGATGCCTCCCTCTCGTTTGACAACCCGGCTATCTATGAAGTAGAGCACGAATCAGTGAACCGGGTGCTCTCGTTTACCCATACCTACAGCGGGCAGGCACTCGCGGGCGAGACCATAGAAGCCTGTGGTGTCCTGGAGCAGCACGGCAACGAGCGCTGGCTGGTGGTCGGGACAACCCGCGAGGCCCGGGGCGAGTATATTATTTCTAAGACGCTGCTTGGGCAGTGA
- a CDS encoding threonylcarbamoyl-AMP synthase has protein sequence MDLIEKAVSILMRDGIVVYPTETVYGLGVDAFSDEAIMKVYEAKHRPLGMPISIAVSDFDMLAAVAHVEPWMETFIQTFLPGPVTVVLESRNCVPDVLTGGTGMIGIRLPAHPLAQQLIERFDSPITATSANLHGAKDPQIPDECTVRHDFLLDGGRLPGTPSTVVDLPTRTILRAGAQVDNIAKFLVNL, from the coding sequence ATGGATCTCATAGAAAAAGCAGTGTCCATCCTGATGCGTGACGGTATTGTTGTCTACCCGACCGAGACCGTGTACGGGCTCGGGGTCGATGCCTTCTCGGATGAAGCGATTATGAAGGTATACGAGGCCAAACACCGCCCGCTGGGAATGCCCATCTCCATCGCGGTCTCGGACTTCGATATGCTTGCTGCCGTGGCTCATGTTGAGCCGTGGATGGAGACCTTCATCCAGACGTTCCTCCCCGGGCCGGTCACGGTTGTGCTGGAATCACGGAACTGCGTTCCCGATGTCCTGACCGGTGGAACGGGAATGATCGGCATCCGCCTCCCCGCCCATCCGCTCGCCCAGCAGCTGATCGAGCGGTTCGATTCCCCCATCACCGCAACGAGTGCCAACCTCCACGGGGCAAAAGACCCCCAGATCCCGGATGAGTGCACGGTGCGCCATGATTTCCTGCTCGATGGCGGCAGGCTGCCCGGAACTCCCAGCACCGTGGTAGATCTTCCGACACGCACGATCCTTCGCGCTGGCGCACAGGTTGACAACATCGCAAAATTCCTTGTAAACCTGTGA
- a CDS encoding protein kinase: MTRNRSVSWLIALIFLIACTACIATVAAGEHSVASSGAEFSRIQDAIDWSSSGDTVTVESGIYPGKVRIDKKILLIGIDSGNGAPVIDPGSQGNGVEILANGCTVEGFVIRNSDLLNGIRVSSDQNMIRGNTLYNNAQGITLVSARENTITGNNINRNQRTGIVLEGSGNNLIEDNIITTNTHGISLDESSLSNRIFRNTFSNTQNVLSKSATSIWSTTAPLMYTYLGKKEQSRMGNYWSDYHGGDKNGDGIGDSPYVIMTGGNPKGILESTQDIVDSFPLMDPKEYYSDITPVPVKDLPLAPTPLVPLPVVSAVPTPVAPTTTVPLTSPITPTPVTNPSNGLPTGMGTLALGFVVLVVLAGAGYFLYRRQKALAPVTSPEETDAQDLSNATVISRSIRAPATTPAKETTLPDDSAQEEYYPAVSDQKYYFPRELENKYTDIAFVGRGGVAWVFSAIRKTDGLKVAVKIPISFDEVTGRSFLNEIKAWETLRHENIVEVLGVNILPVPYVEMEFVPASLEDLEKPLPIWKAVHIFRGITEGMRYAHEHGFIHRDIKPHNILLDEDCVPKITDWGMSKVLAADVKKSSIAGFSLSYAAPEQVSPSEFGRTDERTDIYQLGVVFYEMATGSIPFGGESIVEVGNAILREKPLPPSDYEEDSAAVEKIILKCLEKDPADRFQSAAELLDALSRYLDEDDE, from the coding sequence ATGACCCGCAACCGCTCCGTATCCTGGTTAATAGCCCTCATTTTTCTCATCGCATGTACTGCCTGCATTGCTACTGTAGCAGCCGGTGAACACTCTGTTGCATCATCCGGTGCAGAGTTTTCCCGTATCCAGGACGCGATCGACTGGTCATCTTCCGGTGATACCGTAACGGTCGAAAGCGGAATTTACCCGGGAAAAGTCCGTATTGACAAGAAGATCCTGCTCATCGGCATAGACAGCGGCAATGGAGCACCGGTTATCGATCCGGGCAGCCAGGGTAATGGCGTGGAGATCCTTGCCAATGGATGCACGGTTGAAGGGTTTGTCATCAGGAACAGTGACCTGTTAAACGGCATTCGTGTCTCTTCAGACCAGAATATGATCCGGGGAAATACCCTCTATAACAATGCGCAGGGTATCACCCTGGTATCTGCCCGGGAAAACACCATAACGGGGAATAATATCAACCGCAACCAGCGAACCGGCATTGTACTGGAGGGTTCAGGAAACAACCTGATCGAAGACAATATCATCACGACAAATACCCATGGCATCAGCCTGGACGAATCTTCGCTTTCCAACCGGATATTCCGGAATACTTTTTCCAATACCCAGAATGTGCTCTCAAAGAGCGCGACTTCGATCTGGAGTACAACTGCTCCCCTGATGTATACCTACCTGGGGAAGAAAGAGCAGAGCCGTATGGGGAACTACTGGAGCGATTACCATGGCGGGGATAAGAATGGCGATGGGATCGGGGATTCACCGTACGTTATTATGACCGGGGGAAACCCGAAAGGAATCCTGGAGTCAACCCAGGATATCGTTGATTCCTTCCCCCTCATGGATCCAAAGGAGTATTACTCCGATATCACACCGGTTCCGGTCAAAGATCTTCCCCTGGCCCCGACGCCACTGGTTCCCCTGCCAGTGGTTTCGGCAGTCCCGACACCGGTTGCTCCCACGACAACCGTGCCGCTCACCTCCCCCATTACCCCGACACCGGTGACAAATCCTTCGAACGGGCTCCCGACCGGCATGGGAACTCTTGCACTGGGGTTCGTTGTCCTTGTGGTTCTTGCGGGTGCAGGTTATTTCCTGTACCGGAGACAGAAAGCACTCGCACCCGTCACATCCCCTGAGGAAACGGATGCGCAGGATCTTTCAAATGCTACTGTGATCTCCCGCAGCATCCGCGCTCCGGCAACAACGCCCGCGAAAGAAACGACCCTCCCCGATGACAGTGCACAGGAGGAATATTACCCGGCTGTTTCCGACCAGAAATACTACTTCCCCCGGGAACTGGAAAACAAGTATACCGATATTGCGTTTGTCGGGCGGGGCGGTGTTGCATGGGTATTTTCCGCGATCCGTAAGACCGACGGACTGAAAGTGGCAGTTAAGATCCCGATAAGTTTTGACGAAGTAACGGGAAGGTCGTTTTTAAACGAGATCAAAGCGTGGGAAACCTTACGGCACGAAAATATTGTGGAAGTGCTCGGGGTCAATATCCTGCCCGTGCCCTACGTGGAAATGGAGTTTGTACCCGCCTCATTAGAGGACCTGGAAAAGCCGCTGCCCATCTGGAAGGCAGTGCATATTTTCCGGGGAATCACCGAGGGCATGAGATATGCCCATGAACACGGGTTCATCCACCGCGACATCAAGCCGCACAACATCCTGCTGGATGAGGATTGTGTGCCGAAGATCACCGACTGGGGAATGAGCAAGGTGCTTGCTGCGGATGTAAAAAAATCCAGCATTGCCGGGTTCTCGCTCTCGTATGCTGCCCCGGAACAGGTATCTCCTTCGGAGTTCGGCCGGACCGATGAGCGGACCGATATCTACCAGCTCGGGGTGGTCTTCTACGAGATGGCCACCGGCTCGATACCGTTTGGTGGCGAAAGTATTGTTGAAGTGGGAAATGCGATCCTGCGTGAGAAACCCCTCCCGCCATCGGATTACGAAGAAGATTCAGCGGCTGTTGAAAAGATTATCCTCAAATGCCTTGAGAAAGATCCCGCTGATCGGTTCCAGTCGGCAGCAGAACTGCTTGATGCCCTTTCCCGGTATCTCGATGAGGATGATGAGTGA
- a CDS encoding phosphohydrolase, with amino-acid sequence MKKRDRVRSLETGLDSAIRTVAGKHEALLSPLAATSADATRRHNRAAEDIRTPYSRDADRIIHTRAYTRYIDKTQVFYLVENDHITHRVIHVQLVSKIARTIGRCLRLNEDLIEAIALGHDIGHIPYGHFGETCLSSLCKQYCIGKFFHNVQSVQFLDRIEDQDLTMQVLDGVLCHNGEADDVRITPAPCRSWAAFDKKVQDNAYGRRSGAAMTLEGCVVKFADTIAYIGRDIQDAKEIGLIDDSMPLPEDCTAVLGNTNREIINTLIYDLLENSDSEEKGYIAYSREVEKALIGLRTFSRKNIYNNEKLTRERPKIERMYATLFETYLNDLESGRRDTKIVSDFIETGWTSPRYLEAATNAELVRDFIAGMTDRYFAKRFEDCVIPRRTDAKFS; translated from the coding sequence ATGAAAAAACGGGACAGGGTGCGGTCTTTGGAGACGGGTCTTGATTCCGCTATCCGCACGGTTGCAGGAAAACACGAGGCCCTTTTATCTCCCCTTGCTGCCACCAGCGCAGATGCAACACGCCGTCACAACAGGGCTGCTGAAGATATCCGCACCCCGTACTCCCGCGATGCCGATCGCATCATCCACACGCGGGCATACACGCGATACATCGACAAGACACAGGTCTTTTACCTGGTAGAAAACGATCATATCACCCACCGGGTCATCCATGTCCAGCTCGTATCGAAGATCGCCCGGACGATCGGGCGGTGCCTGCGGCTGAACGAGGATCTCATCGAAGCAATCGCGCTCGGCCATGATATCGGCCACATCCCGTACGGCCACTTTGGCGAGACCTGCCTCTCCTCACTCTGCAAGCAGTACTGCATAGGGAAATTTTTCCACAATGTGCAGAGCGTGCAGTTCCTTGACCGGATCGAGGACCAGGACCTGACCATGCAGGTGCTCGATGGCGTGCTCTGCCATAATGGCGAGGCAGATGATGTCCGGATTACCCCGGCACCCTGCCGGAGCTGGGCTGCATTTGACAAAAAAGTGCAGGACAATGCCTACGGCAGGCGCAGCGGTGCTGCCATGACGCTTGAAGGCTGCGTGGTCAAGTTTGCTGACACGATTGCCTATATCGGGCGGGACATCCAGGATGCAAAAGAGATCGGGCTGATCGATGATTCGATGCCATTACCGGAAGACTGCACAGCGGTCCTCGGAAATACCAACCGCGAGATCATCAATACGCTGATCTATGACCTGCTGGAAAACAGCGACAGCGAAGAAAAAGGATATATCGCGTACAGCCGGGAAGTCGAGAAGGCACTGATCGGGCTCCGCACGTTCAGCAGGAAAAATATCTACAACAATGAAAAACTCACCAGAGAACGGCCAAAGATTGAACGGATGTATGCCACCCTGTTCGAGACCTATTTAAATGACCTGGAATCGGGGCGCAGGGACACCAAAATCGTATCGGACTTTATCGAGACCGGCTGGACCAGTCCGCGGTACTTAGAGGCCGCCACCAATGCCGAACTCGTGCGGGACTTTATTGCGGGTATGACCGATCGCTACTTTGCAAAACGGTTTGAAGATTGTGTAATTCCGCGACGGACCGATGCAAAATTTTCCTGA
- a CDS encoding YbhB/YbcL family Raf kinase inhibitor-like protein, with translation MMEALTVKISVKVLPNNYTCDGEDISPEIDVGGVNTAISKSLAIIVNDPDAPGGGGFVHWIAWNVELVKMIPEKIPNTPEVTFPLTALQGLNSFGNIGYNGPCPPRGKTHRYFFKIYGLDSQLSLPAGSTKDQLVKAMEGHVVQYGETYVTYGR, from the coding sequence ATTATGGAAGCACTCACCGTAAAAATTTCGGTAAAAGTTCTCCCGAACAATTACACCTGTGACGGAGAGGACATCTCGCCAGAGATCGATGTTGGCGGCGTGAACACGGCCATCTCGAAATCGCTGGCAATCATCGTCAATGACCCGGATGCCCCCGGTGGTGGCGGTTTTGTCCACTGGATTGCCTGGAACGTGGAACTGGTAAAGATGATCCCGGAAAAGATCCCCAACACTCCCGAAGTCACCTTTCCCCTCACGGCCCTCCAGGGATTGAACAGTTTCGGCAACATCGGTTACAATGGCCCCTGCCCGCCACGAGGAAAGACGCACCGGTATTTCTTTAAAATATACGGGCTGGACAGCCAGCTCTCCCTTCCCGCAGGATCGACTAAAGACCAGCTGGTAAAAGCCATGGAAGGGCACGTTGTCCAGTACGGGGAGACTTACGTAACCTACGGGAGATAG
- a CDS encoding YbhB/YbcL family Raf kinase inhibitor-like protein: protein MEPLTVSLDFLEFPPTYTCDGENISPRIRLKGLVAASIAIMVFNPFEKSCCSFTPWICWNIPSVPLIPAGIPKEGVTTVPISAIQGITDYGTIGYTGPCPPAGEMIRYQFKVYGLDAMLDLKAGSNKHELVQAMKGHVLQFAETVAICSR, encoded by the coding sequence ATGGAGCCGCTTACAGTTTCTCTGGATTTCCTCGAGTTTCCGCCCACATACACCTGCGATGGCGAAAACATCTCCCCGCGTATCAGGCTCAAGGGACTTGTCGCGGCATCCATAGCCATCATGGTCTTTAACCCGTTCGAGAAATCCTGCTGTTCATTTACCCCCTGGATCTGCTGGAATATCCCCTCGGTACCGCTGATTCCTGCAGGTATCCCGAAAGAAGGTGTCACAACCGTACCGATCTCCGCGATCCAGGGCATAACAGACTACGGGACTATCGGGTATACCGGTCCCTGCCCCCCTGCCGGGGAGATGATCCGGTACCAGTTCAAGGTGTACGGGCTGGACGCCATGCTGGATCTCAAAGCCGGTTCCAATAAGCACGAACTTGTCCAGGCCATGAAAGGCCATGTGCTCCAGTTCGCCGAGACCGTCGCGATCTGCTCACGGTAA
- a CDS encoding ATP-binding protein, with amino-acid sequence MATNNTQSQKADEECKSECSSCATASSCSSANKKQAGLPPKATMDVKHVIMVLSGKGGVGKSTVSVNLAYALSNHGKKVGLLDLDMHGPNVPKMLGIEDHKLAMAGNRIEPVHVTGMLSVLSMAFLLPDTSTPIIWRGPMKMAAIQQFLGEVNWGPLDYLVVDLPPGTGDEALTLAQLAPNVRGAVIVTTPQDVATMDARKSAKFIEKLGLPVIGIIENMSGMLCPHCGGEIDIFGKGGGKKIAEELKVPFLGAIPIDIEMRKAGDEGRPFIIKRGTGDSPTWTAVDKVMESLISVVEG; translated from the coding sequence ATGGCAACAAACAATACCCAATCACAAAAGGCAGACGAAGAGTGCAAAAGCGAATGCTCCAGCTGCGCGACTGCATCTTCCTGTTCATCGGCAAATAAGAAACAGGCCGGCCTCCCGCCAAAAGCAACCATGGACGTCAAGCACGTCATCATGGTGCTGAGTGGGAAGGGTGGCGTAGGAAAATCAACAGTTTCAGTGAATCTCGCATACGCCCTCTCGAACCACGGTAAAAAAGTAGGTCTGCTCGACCTCGATATGCACGGCCCCAATGTCCCCAAGATGCTGGGCATCGAGGATCACAAGCTGGCGATGGCCGGAAACCGGATCGAGCCGGTTCATGTCACCGGTATGTTATCGGTTCTCTCAATGGCGTTCCTGCTGCCCGATACGAGCACACCCATCATCTGGCGAGGCCCGATGAAGATGGCTGCAATCCAGCAGTTCCTTGGTGAAGTGAACTGGGGTCCGCTTGACTATCTTGTCGTCGATCTCCCCCCGGGAACCGGGGATGAGGCGCTCACCCTTGCCCAGCTTGCACCGAACGTGCGGGGCGCAGTCATCGTGACTACGCCGCAGGATGTAGCAACCATGGATGCAAGGAAATCGGCTAAGTTTATCGAGAAACTGGGGCTTCCGGTCATCGGTATTATCGAGAACATGAGCGGGATGCTCTGCCCCCACTGTGGCGGGGAGATCGATATCTTCGGCAAGGGCGGCGGTAAAAAGATTGCCGAAGAACTCAAGGTGCCATTCCTCGGGGCAATCCCGATCGATATCGAGATGCGCAAGGCCGGCGACGAAGGCCGCCCGTTCATCATCAAGCGGGGCACCGGTGACAGCCCGACATGGACGGCTGTGGACAAGGTCATGGAATCGCTCATCAGCGTTGTCGAGGGATAA
- a CDS encoding proline--tRNA ligase → MDDDTGTLPQKGDFSAWYNDILWRAEIMDVRYPVKGLYVWYPYGFAIRKHVYTRLRTLLDRDHEETLFPLLIPEQEFMKEAEHIKGFEDEVYWVTHGGTTPLDVKLALRPTSETAIYPMYALWLRSHADLPMKYYQIVNTFRYETKQTRPLIRLREITSFMESHTVHATWDEAEAQVEYELALTREFYDALCIPIIISKRPDWDKFPGADYTMAVDAIMPNGKTLQIGTVHHLGEHFSKTFSITFEDKNGEQKFASQTCYGISERCIAALISMHGDDKGLILPPVTAPVQAVIVPITIGKRHEDVLAAAEKLKNDLTAAGFRVKIDTRDMRPGAKYYWWELRGVPLRLELGPRDLDAGKVMAVKRTGEKSQIDLATVTDEVTRVLGEITDAIRTKAEEHTKSHLCTVASMDALDAALNEGKVAVVSWCQHKGCGDIIEEKTNASILGTNARSQYVSATEGPCIVCGKPGKATLVGRTY, encoded by the coding sequence ATGGACGACGACACCGGCACCCTGCCGCAAAAAGGGGACTTTTCTGCATGGTATAATGATATTTTGTGGCGGGCGGAGATCATGGATGTCCGCTACCCGGTCAAAGGATTATATGTCTGGTACCCGTACGGGTTTGCAATCCGCAAGCACGTGTACACCCGGCTGCGCACCCTGCTCGACCGGGATCATGAAGAGACCCTCTTTCCCCTGCTCATCCCGGAACAGGAGTTCATGAAAGAGGCCGAGCACATCAAGGGCTTCGAAGACGAGGTCTACTGGGTCACCCACGGCGGCACGACCCCGCTCGATGTCAAGCTGGCACTCCGGCCCACCAGCGAGACCGCCATTTACCCGATGTATGCCCTCTGGCTCCGCTCGCATGCCGATCTCCCGATGAAGTATTACCAGATCGTCAACACATTCCGGTACGAGACCAAGCAGACCCGCCCACTGATCCGGCTCCGCGAGATTACCTCGTTCATGGAGTCGCACACCGTGCATGCTACCTGGGATGAGGCAGAAGCACAGGTGGAATACGAGCTCGCACTCACCCGCGAGTTCTACGATGCGCTCTGCATTCCCATCATCATCTCCAAGCGCCCCGACTGGGACAAGTTCCCCGGCGCTGACTACACAATGGCAGTCGATGCGATCATGCCCAATGGCAAGACTCTCCAGATCGGCACCGTGCATCACCTCGGCGAACACTTCTCAAAGACATTCTCTATCACCTTTGAAGACAAGAACGGGGAACAGAAATTTGCCAGCCAGACCTGCTACGGCATCTCGGAGCGGTGCATCGCCGCCCTCATCAGCATGCATGGCGATGACAAGGGGCTCATCTTACCCCCTGTCACCGCACCCGTGCAGGCAGTCATCGTCCCCATCACCATCGGAAAACGCCACGAGGACGTACTCGCGGCAGCAGAGAAACTGAAAAACGACCTGACCGCGGCCGGCTTCCGGGTGAAGATCGATACCCGCGACATGCGCCCCGGTGCAAAGTATTACTGGTGGGAGCTCCGCGGCGTCCCGCTGCGGCTTGAGCTCGGGCCGAGAGACTTAGATGCCGGCAAGGTCATGGCAGTCAAACGGACCGGCGAGAAGAGCCAGATTGACCTCGCAACGGTGACTGATGAAGTCACCCGTGTGCTCGGCGAAATCACCGATGCAATCCGCACAAAGGCCGAGGAACACACGAAGTCCCACCTCTGCACCGTTGCCTCAATGGATGCACTGGATGCAGCGCTCAACGAAGGAAAAGTAGCCGTTGTTTCCTGGTGCCAGCACAAGGGATGCGGCGACATCATTGAGGAGAAGACCAATGCAAGTATCCTCGGCACCAATGCCCGGTCCCAATATGTCTCTGCAACGGAAGGCCCCTGTATTGTCTGCGGCAAGCCGGGCAAGGCAACACTGGTTGGCAGGACGTATTGA
- a CDS encoding stage II sporulation protein M, which translates to MSNAPFINAIIITLLLFCATLTVGWVGTMQNPEIGENLMKLFEKEVAGQILGNNSFEICVKLFINNFETCILLFLGGASFGILTIFIMSLNGIVIGAIMEIIHQDHSWAFIAAALIPHGIFEIPAFIIAGALGILLAQSLIAEWYGGADTAGEARRLARIFLLYVLPLVVIAACVEAFITPVIIQLVA; encoded by the coding sequence ATGTCTAACGCCCCGTTCATCAATGCGATCATCATCACCCTCCTCCTCTTTTGTGCTACACTCACCGTCGGCTGGGTAGGCACCATGCAGAATCCTGAAATTGGCGAGAACCTGATGAAACTTTTTGAAAAAGAGGTGGCCGGCCAGATCCTGGGAAACAACTCTTTTGAGATCTGTGTCAAGCTCTTCATCAACAATTTCGAGACCTGCATCCTGCTCTTTTTAGGCGGGGCCTCGTTTGGCATTCTCACGATATTCATCATGAGCTTAAACGGGATCGTGATAGGCGCGATCATGGAGATCATCCACCAGGATCATTCATGGGCATTCATTGCCGCAGCCCTCATCCCGCACGGCATCTTTGAGATCCCTGCCTTCATCATTGCCGGCGCTCTCGGCATCCTGCTTGCCCAGTCGCTCATTGCAGAATGGTATGGCGGGGCGGATACTGCGGGGGAAGCACGGAGACTTGCCCGTATCTTCCTGTTGTATGTCCTGCCTCTCGTGGTTATCGCTGCATGTGTCGAGGCTTTTATTACGCCGGTAATCATACAATTAGTAGCGTAA
- a CDS encoding NAD(P)-dependent glycerol-1-phosphate dehydrogenase — translation MSADAIKLLKPKIFDKSKWMQLPRDVVIGHDVLGQLPAVCEDLKLGSSALLISGKGTMDLAGGRVQQILSGDYDVSTFLAEQINIPVIKAAEEAAADVDFLIGVGGGRVIDTAKIVSYNLDRPFISIPTAASHDGIASARASVPTVEGHASLEAQPPMAIVADTGIIASAPHRLLAAGCADVISNYTAILDWELAHRVKGEPMSEYAITLSKMTAEILVKDAHLIKPHQEQSAWLVIKALVSSGVAMSIAGSSRPASGGEHKFSHALDILAPGKALHGESCGIGTIISMYLHGGDWRAIRASLKTIGAPTTPADLGIEDSVAVEALLMAKTIRPERFTIFDMGLTRESAEKLVQMLYKE, via the coding sequence ATGAGCGCAGATGCAATAAAATTACTTAAACCCAAAATCTTTGACAAGTCCAAGTGGATGCAGCTCCCCCGGGACGTGGTGATCGGCCACGATGTGCTCGGGCAGCTCCCCGCGGTCTGCGAGGATCTCAAGCTGGGGTCATCCGCGCTCCTCATCTCGGGGAAAGGCACCATGGACCTGGCCGGCGGCCGGGTTCAGCAGATCCTTTCCGGTGACTACGATGTCAGCACCTTTCTGGCTGAACAGATCAACATCCCCGTAATCAAGGCTGCCGAGGAGGCTGCTGCGGATGTTGATTTCCTGATCGGGGTCGGTGGCGGGCGGGTGATCGATACCGCAAAGATTGTTTCTTACAATCTCGACCGCCCGTTCATCAGCATCCCGACCGCAGCATCCCATGACGGTATCGCCTCTGCACGCGCATCCGTTCCAACGGTCGAGGGGCATGCCTCGCTGGAAGCGCAACCCCCCATGGCTATCGTTGCAGATACGGGAATCATTGCATCCGCCCCGCACCGGCTGCTTGCCGCTGGCTGTGCGGATGTGATCTCGAATTATACCGCGATTCTTGACTGGGAACTCGCCCACCGGGTAAAAGGCGAGCCGATGAGCGAGTATGCGATCACGCTCTCGAAGATGACCGCTGAGATTCTTGTAAAGGACGCTCACCTGATCAAACCGCACCAGGAGCAGTCCGCATGGCTTGTGATTAAAGCGCTCGTGTCGAGCGGGGTTGCGATGAGCATTGCCGGGTCATCGCGCCCGGCCAGCGGCGGGGAGCATAAGTTCTCCCATGCACTGGACATACTTGCCCCGGGCAAGGCCCTGCATGGCGAGAGCTGCGGGATTGGCACCATCATCTCCATGTACCTGCATGGCGGTGACTGGCGGGCGATCCGGGCATCGTTAAAGACCATCGGGGCACCAACCACCCCGGCGGATCTCGGGATCGAGGATTCGGTTGCCGTCGAGGCACTGTTAATGGCAAAGACTATCCGTCCCGAGCGCTTTACAATATTCGATATGGGCCTCACGCGCGAATCGGCAGAAAAACTCGTGCAGATGCTCTACAAGGAGTGA
- a CDS encoding ADP-ribosylglycohydrolase family protein has product MRHVGSLVGLAIGDAMGAPLEGSLQSEAWVTDMRPGGRHSRKKGAITDDTLQAMAIAESLAVCKGFNQKDIISRLFLGYEKRPEWYGPTSSLFFNLVKSGTLPHHATWLVHHRRGNSRTNGSVMRGFPLGIFWPAPEVYAISRACSRITHFDPVAGHCSAFLNVMVSDMVRGSSRSRAFRHALSLCPDPEVHAMLGSYDEHKPDPSLDSVLCSHAALHCFMHARTFEGAILSAINLGGDADTVGACCGALAGAYWGIEAVPDRWSRDLEGYDGLVQLAERVWLSAGGK; this is encoded by the coding sequence CTGCGGCACGTGGGATCCCTTGTTGGGCTTGCAATTGGGGATGCAATGGGCGCGCCTTTGGAAGGATCTCTGCAATCTGAAGCGTGGGTGACAGATATGCGTCCCGGTGGGCGCCATTCCCGGAAAAAGGGTGCGATCACCGACGACACTTTGCAGGCCATGGCAATTGCAGAATCGCTCGCAGTATGCAAGGGCTTCAACCAAAAAGACATTATATCAAGGTTATTTTTGGGGTACGAAAAACGCCCGGAATGGTACGGTCCTACATCATCATTATTCTTTAATCTGGTCAAATCCGGGACCCTGCCGCACCATGCCACATGGCTGGTGCACCACCGGCGTGGCAACAGCCGGACGAACGGCAGCGTGATGCGGGGCTTCCCGCTCGGGATCTTCTGGCCCGCCCCGGAAGTCTATGCCATAAGCAGGGCCTGTTCACGGATCACCCATTTTGATCCGGTTGCGGGCCACTGCTCGGCGTTCCTGAACGTGATGGTCAGCGATATGGTGCGGGGATCTTCCCGTTCCCGGGCATTCCGGCATGCACTATCACTCTGCCCTGACCCGGAAGTGCATGCCATGCTTGGCTCTTATGATGAGCATAAGCCGGACCCATCCTTAGATAGCGTGTTGTGCTCGCATGCGGCCCTGCACTGTTTCATGCACGCCCGGACATTTGAGGGGGCTATCCTGTCTGCTATCAATCTTGGCGGGGATGCCGATACGGTTGGTGCATGCTGTGGTGCACTGGCGGGGGCATACTGGGGGATTGAAGCGGTGCCTGATCGGTGGAGCCGGGATCTGGAGGGGTATGATGGGCTGGTGCAGCTGGCGGAGCGGGTGTGGCTGAGTGCTGGGGGCAAGTGA